From a region of the Paenibacillus sp. R14(2021) genome:
- a CDS encoding S8 family serine peptidase — protein sequence MTRKSKKMASALFSMLLAFGVVTPALAMESQSNDPIRKSQWTEPHAAVDPTIHNSSNTQAAEQASAALPPFASPLSETPVYAPDRVIVKYRTDSASAFTESLSTQIIGASSLSVPHAELLKLAAGTDVHSVIQELLKDPNVLYAEPDYKVSSALNPQTFRPAEEAAGAAADAPVGSSAGAAAAVGSPIIPNDPLFHEQWALNNTGQVLNDGAVPGGTPDIDMDLPEAWEITQGSKDVTIAVIGNGAKIDVPDLAGQIWTNDKETPGNGIDDDDNGLVDDVNGWDFIHGDNTLFDTSDGLSDLYGTTVTGQIAAAMNNSEGIAGVAPNVNVMPLKVVSPDGGYFTDVVNAIHYAESHGVKIATLGIVYKYRSKLVEDAINASHMLFVAPAGESMGNFGQILNTDLDPVYPASYASPNMLSVTGVDILGSLALNNAIGQSSVDVAAPSELIISTVPDINAGYAAQIDNGTYKAYYNGIGFEEIPISDPLYAGQRQDMFDRAMNFLKPAGGAAPTILLVNDSQRSIGGGVGPTDWESDPMAVYEGLLQKAGYSYETFTTQDEKSEGPPLEKLQGHDIVIWFTGTAGTINGAKLITDKDQANLTAYLNGGGHLMLTGQDAIDQSPRSPFVRDVLGLTIVKEGGYIFKGWGVPGTIYDGQTYRLMDFALFYDTVISNNPGMTTINLKNSNGKYSYSQGTLYAAAYAAGVAGLVQSQNLDMSAVDIKQRVMTSGKSLDSLKMNTVSGKLISAYRALWNKDIPGMSLIDASVTGRLDQANDPNHVYSVNLNAGEEATFSLTGAAGTDFDLILYDSSATTVASNEGAVAYSEKPGTSAESITYRADKAGTYYINVYAIAGAGTYSLNVQYSNTSSSLEDNDPSLLYDGDWTTLTDASYSGGTIKQLNGDGSVQFGFRGNLFEWIATTNDKQGMAEVVIDGFTMGYGNLYSKTTQPKQSVFKMVLPNGHHDILIRAAGSSGQVKAINVDAFAFSSLISPTVRSADYIGPWAYKFGKQYPDGSESYTTTQGSSAEFGFTGTKVTLWSTTNSNRGMVNIYIDGRSVTPTPVDLYSEKLHYQVPVFTSGELAAGYHKIKIVHAGVANPKSSGRVVTIDGLDVLNLS from the coding sequence TTGACTAGAAAAAGTAAGAAAATGGCTTCTGCTCTTTTTTCTATGCTGCTTGCATTTGGAGTGGTAACACCTGCTTTAGCCATGGAATCTCAGTCAAACGATCCCATAAGAAAAAGCCAATGGACCGAGCCGCATGCGGCTGTTGATCCTACAATTCACAACAGCTCGAATACGCAAGCCGCGGAGCAAGCTTCTGCCGCGCTTCCTCCGTTCGCAAGCCCGTTGTCCGAAACACCAGTGTATGCTCCAGACCGTGTCATCGTGAAATATCGGACGGACTCGGCTTCCGCATTTACCGAGTCGCTCTCCACGCAAATTATTGGCGCCAGCTCGCTGTCCGTTCCGCATGCGGAGCTGCTGAAGCTCGCGGCCGGCACCGATGTACATAGCGTCATTCAAGAGCTGCTGAAGGATCCGAACGTGCTCTATGCGGAACCTGATTACAAGGTGTCCTCTGCGCTGAATCCGCAGACGTTCCGTCCGGCGGAAGAAGCGGCCGGAGCGGCTGCAGATGCCCCGGTCGGTTCCTCCGCAGGCGCCGCGGCTGCGGTCGGTTCGCCGATAATACCGAACGATCCGCTGTTCCACGAGCAATGGGCTCTGAATAACACTGGTCAAGTGCTTAATGATGGTGCAGTGCCCGGCGGTACGCCTGATATCGATATGGACCTGCCGGAAGCCTGGGAAATCACCCAGGGCAGCAAGGACGTCACCATAGCGGTCATCGGCAACGGTGCCAAAATCGACGTTCCCGATCTGGCTGGTCAAATTTGGACCAACGACAAGGAAACGCCTGGTAACGGTATCGACGATGATGACAATGGTCTCGTCGACGACGTGAACGGCTGGGACTTCATTCATGGCGACAACACGTTGTTCGATACGAGCGACGGTCTGAGCGACCTCTACGGTACAACGGTTACCGGTCAAATCGCCGCAGCGATGAACAATAGTGAAGGCATTGCCGGCGTCGCGCCCAATGTGAACGTCATGCCGCTCAAGGTCGTTTCCCCGGATGGCGGTTACTTCACGGATGTCGTAAATGCGATCCACTATGCCGAGTCTCACGGCGTCAAGATTGCCACGCTCGGCATTGTGTACAAATACCGCAGCAAGCTGGTCGAGGATGCCATCAACGCCTCCCACATGTTATTCGTCGCTCCGGCGGGCGAAAGCATGGGCAATTTCGGTCAGATCTTAAATACGGACTTGGATCCCGTGTATCCGGCTTCCTACGCGAGTCCGAACATGCTGTCGGTGACCGGCGTCGATATCCTCGGCAGCTTGGCTTTGAACAACGCGATCGGCCAATCGTCCGTTGACGTCGCCGCGCCGTCTGAATTGATTATCTCGACGGTGCCAGACATTAATGCCGGCTATGCTGCCCAAATCGATAACGGCACCTATAAAGCCTACTACAACGGCATCGGGTTTGAAGAAATTCCGATTAGCGATCCGCTATACGCCGGCCAGCGGCAGGACATGTTCGACCGCGCCATGAATTTCCTCAAGCCTGCAGGCGGCGCCGCGCCGACCATCCTGCTCGTAAACGACAGTCAGCGCAGTATAGGCGGCGGCGTCGGACCGACAGATTGGGAAAGCGATCCGATGGCGGTCTACGAAGGGCTGCTTCAGAAAGCCGGATATTCGTACGAAACCTTCACGACGCAGGACGAGAAATCTGAAGGACCGCCGCTTGAGAAGCTGCAGGGGCACGACATCGTTATCTGGTTCACTGGGACGGCGGGGACCATTAATGGCGCCAAGCTGATTACCGACAAAGACCAGGCCAACTTGACGGCTTACCTGAACGGCGGCGGACACTTGATGCTGACGGGTCAGGACGCCATTGACCAAAGTCCGAGATCTCCATTCGTGCGGGATGTGCTTGGATTGACGATCGTCAAGGAAGGCGGATACATTTTCAAGGGTTGGGGCGTGCCGGGCACCATCTACGACGGTCAAACCTATAGATTAATGGATTTTGCGTTGTTCTACGACACGGTCATCAGCAATAATCCGGGAATGACCACGATCAACCTGAAGAACAGCAACGGTAAATATAGCTATTCGCAAGGCACGCTGTACGCCGCAGCTTACGCTGCCGGTGTAGCCGGGCTGGTGCAAAGCCAGAATCTAGACATGAGCGCCGTCGACATTAAGCAACGCGTCATGACGAGCGGTAAATCCCTCGACAGCCTGAAGATGAATACGGTGAGCGGTAAGTTGATCAGTGCGTACCGCGCGCTCTGGAACAAGGATATCCCGGGCATGTCGCTGATCGATGCGTCCGTGACAGGACGACTTGATCAAGCGAATGATCCGAATCACGTGTACTCCGTCAATCTGAACGCCGGCGAGGAAGCGACCTTCTCCCTGACAGGCGCGGCAGGAACGGATTTCGATCTCATCCTCTACGATTCATCCGCGACAACGGTGGCGAGCAACGAAGGCGCGGTCGCTTATTCCGAGAAGCCGGGCACGTCTGCCGAATCCATCACATATCGCGCGGATAAGGCGGGCACATATTACATCAACGTCTATGCGATCGCCGGTGCCGGCACGTACTCCTTGAACGTGCAGTACAGCAATACGTCGAGCTCGCTCGAGGATAACGATCCGTCGCTGCTCTATGACGGAGATTGGACAACGCTGACGGATGCCTCCTATTCGGGCGGTACCATCAAGCAGCTCAACGGAGATGGCAGCGTACAATTCGGTTTTAGAGGCAACTTGTTCGAATGGATCGCTACAACGAACGACAAGCAAGGCATGGCCGAGGTCGTCATCGACGGCTTCACGATGGGGTACGGCAATCTGTACAGCAAGACGACGCAGCCGAAGCAGTCGGTGTTCAAAATGGTGCTCCCGAACGGACATCACGACATTCTCATTCGTGCCGCAGGCAGCTCGGGTCAAGTCAAGGCTATTAACGTGGATGCCTTCGCGTTCTCCAGCTTAATTTCGCCGACTGTGAGATCCGCGGACTACATCGGTCCGTGGGCGTACAAATTCGGCAAGCAATATCCGGACGGCTCCGAGAGCTACACGACGACGCAGGGCAGCTCCGCCGAATTCGGTTTCACGGGCACGAAGGTCACGCTCTGGTCCACGACGAACAGCAACCGCGGCATGGTGAATATCTATATCGACGGCAGATCGGTAACGCCGACGCCAGTCGATTTGTACAGCGAGAAGCTTCACTATCAGGTGCCAGTCTTCACGTCGGGCGAACTCGCCGCCGGTTATCACAAAATCAAAATCGTGCATGCGGGAGTGGCCAATCCGAAGTCGAGCGGCCGTGTTGTCACGATCGACGGTTTGGATGTCCTGAATTTGAGCTAA
- a CDS encoding S8 family serine peptidase — protein MNRSLLKKSLSLATVSLLAGSLAVPSLPAAHAVSLERPSVTKEDLQAVSRMLQAAGPEASTSAVPGEVYVSEDINIKSTNEINVIVQLSGQPAAVGRYAGQLGFKKLAAESTEAAVKTEQDAFVRSAQTSSVSFKVDRRFNTVLNGMEITIRADQIPQLAKLPGVKSVHPNIRYYPADVPDSYQAAAGSSTIDTVPLEQIGVTKAWERGITGKGLKVGVIDTGIDYMHPDLVGNYVKDGGYDAINQDNDPYEDLPDGEYEGSHHGTHVSGTIAGTASNTAEHVQKGVAYEAKLYAYKVLGPEGGTSAQVIDGIEHAVEDKMDVINLSLGSDLEKDPNSPDSIAVNNAVLAGVVAVVANGNAGAGNHYYYSMGSPASAQLAISVGAVTSNSIRVAGTVHSAVGTEAYDNSLSLMGWESDKENFNEMFGTGPIQGVYVGLGSNDEYKGLTKEFLADKIVFISRGNLTFDEKVKNAAKHGAKAAVIFNGNAVAPNVFEVDLSDDIKDRNGAIGPIAFLGDTYDYIPTFDMPGKMGRSLARALKNQPGQVLQFTMSNDFAKTTVAGDRMAEFSSRGPNSDGNYGIKPDLSAPGVQIFSSVPAYGLANPDASYDKAYAKLSGTSMATPHVAGLALLIKQAHPTWTPTDIRAALANTAEEIVDENGKPYDVYSQGAGRVDVMNAIDTRAIIESLDNITIYDDKMDPTVIPSEASSVSFGMVKPGANAESKPLRVKNLSNVSVTYNAKVVMHSSVTSDPSDPIPTPDPAAITAKLGGISGNQITVGANGIVEFNLSAAAIAEAKDGVYEGEVLLESNGIPSLHLPFVIHVGKSSEDNDFPIQNLTLSSTTVSKDAPIDITASLPTGKINYMYAAIYDMNDQALGFLAEYYDLDKEKDVYNPLPSDFIIPEFDGSYNVGIFLNDGNKYNEQLPEGRYKIALVGIQYDKDFNVLEDTAAFKTFYVSGDSGSVPTPPTGSYPSFPITPNDAAYNKDVAASVIEDGQTGIAIEAQSSQEGTQLSVSVKDADLQAALKDAKSPVALTIGAASKDASSAKVTITAAQAKQLKEAALTGTIVFAWNDASVSLPLSAMSSVSEGADLVITIKKDDDSKSAFTKQVKDASILGTPYVFEVSSVHGADSEPLTLKAGEAAVRSFLIEKGIDTSGAGALYLEGGKAYPLPAKITKTSDGASIMTVRRPGFSTYAAASRHVSFTDIDKSWAREDIQSLADQFLLNGTSDHAYSPKANVTRAQLASMLVRALGLQAQAANSPFSDVKASSWYASDVTTAYSAGLVTGADGKFKPDAAITRQDLTVMLARAIKLIGLQTPSTSDKHVYADAAQFSGYAQESIRAVTDAGLMKGIESQGSYYFRPADTATREAVAKVLHDLLQASGRIN, from the coding sequence GTGAATCGATCACTTCTCAAAAAATCATTGTCGCTCGCGACGGTCTCGCTGCTCGCCGGGAGCCTTGCCGTTCCGAGCTTGCCTGCAGCGCACGCCGTCTCGTTAGAAAGACCATCCGTGACCAAGGAAGACCTGCAGGCGGTAAGCCGCATGCTGCAAGCGGCTGGACCCGAAGCCAGTACCAGCGCGGTTCCGGGTGAGGTGTATGTATCCGAGGACATCAACATCAAGTCCACGAACGAAATCAACGTCATTGTCCAATTAAGCGGCCAGCCGGCCGCAGTTGGGCGGTACGCGGGCCAGCTCGGCTTCAAGAAGCTGGCAGCAGAGTCGACAGAGGCTGCCGTTAAGACCGAGCAGGATGCTTTCGTGCGCAGCGCGCAGACGAGCAGCGTTTCGTTTAAGGTCGATCGTCGCTTCAACACGGTCCTGAACGGGATGGAAATTACGATCCGCGCAGACCAGATCCCGCAGCTCGCCAAGCTGCCCGGCGTGAAGTCCGTTCATCCGAACATCCGGTACTATCCGGCCGATGTGCCTGACAGCTATCAAGCCGCAGCGGGCTCGTCTACGATCGATACGGTGCCGCTCGAGCAAATCGGTGTCACGAAGGCATGGGAGCGGGGGATCACGGGCAAGGGCTTGAAGGTCGGCGTTATCGATACCGGCATTGACTACATGCACCCTGATCTCGTCGGCAATTACGTCAAGGATGGCGGCTACGATGCCATCAACCAGGACAACGATCCGTACGAAGATTTGCCCGACGGCGAATACGAAGGATCTCACCACGGTACGCACGTATCGGGCACCATCGCCGGGACGGCTTCGAATACGGCTGAGCATGTACAGAAGGGCGTCGCCTATGAAGCAAAGCTGTACGCCTACAAAGTGCTAGGGCCGGAAGGCGGTACGTCCGCTCAGGTCATCGACGGGATCGAGCATGCCGTCGAAGACAAGATGGACGTCATCAACCTCTCCTTGGGGAGCGATCTTGAGAAGGATCCCAACTCTCCCGACTCTATTGCGGTAAACAACGCCGTACTGGCGGGCGTCGTGGCGGTCGTTGCGAATGGCAATGCCGGCGCAGGCAATCATTATTATTATTCCATGGGTTCACCGGCGTCCGCGCAATTGGCAATCTCCGTCGGTGCGGTCACGAGCAACAGCATCCGCGTGGCGGGAACGGTGCACAGCGCCGTCGGAACAGAAGCTTACGATAACAGCCTCAGCTTGATGGGCTGGGAGTCGGACAAAGAGAACTTCAACGAGATGTTCGGCACAGGTCCGATTCAGGGCGTCTATGTCGGTCTCGGATCGAATGACGAGTATAAGGGTCTAACAAAAGAGTTCCTGGCCGACAAAATCGTCTTCATCTCCCGAGGAAACCTTACCTTCGACGAGAAAGTGAAGAACGCCGCTAAGCACGGCGCGAAAGCCGCGGTCATCTTCAACGGCAACGCGGTGGCGCCGAATGTCTTCGAAGTCGACCTTTCGGATGACATCAAGGATCGAAACGGTGCAATCGGACCGATCGCGTTCCTCGGTGACACCTACGACTATATCCCGACATTCGACATGCCGGGCAAGATGGGCCGTTCCCTAGCCCGCGCGCTGAAGAACCAGCCGGGTCAGGTGCTGCAATTTACGATGTCGAACGACTTCGCGAAAACGACGGTGGCAGGCGACCGCATGGCGGAATTCAGCTCCAGAGGCCCGAACTCGGACGGCAACTACGGCATCAAGCCGGATCTAAGCGCGCCTGGCGTGCAGATCTTCTCGTCGGTACCTGCCTACGGATTGGCGAATCCCGATGCGAGCTACGACAAGGCTTACGCCAAGCTGAGCGGCACGAGTATGGCGACGCCGCATGTGGCGGGTCTCGCCCTGCTGATTAAGCAGGCGCATCCGACATGGACGCCGACCGACATCCGTGCGGCGCTGGCGAACACGGCGGAAGAAATCGTCGATGAGAACGGCAAGCCGTACGACGTTTATTCGCAAGGCGCAGGCCGGGTCGACGTGATGAACGCGATCGATACGCGCGCCATCATCGAATCCCTGGACAATATTACGATTTACGACGATAAAATGGACCCGACGGTCATCCCGAGCGAAGCGAGCAGCGTAAGCTTCGGCATGGTGAAACCAGGGGCCAATGCGGAGAGTAAGCCGCTGCGCGTCAAGAACCTATCGAACGTGTCCGTGACCTACAACGCTAAGGTCGTGATGCATTCGTCGGTGACGTCGGATCCGTCGGATCCGATTCCGACGCCGGACCCCGCTGCAATCACAGCGAAGCTGGGAGGGATTTCCGGCAATCAAATCACGGTAGGCGCGAATGGCATCGTGGAGTTTAACCTGTCCGCGGCTGCCATCGCAGAGGCGAAGGACGGCGTGTACGAAGGCGAAGTGCTGCTCGAGAGCAATGGGATTCCTTCCCTGCACCTGCCGTTCGTCATTCACGTCGGCAAATCGTCCGAAGACAACGACTTCCCGATTCAGAACCTGACACTCAGCAGCACGACCGTGTCCAAGGACGCGCCGATCGACATTACGGCATCACTCCCGACCGGCAAAATCAATTACATGTACGCCGCGATCTATGATATGAACGACCAGGCGCTGGGCTTCTTGGCTGAATATTATGATTTGGATAAAGAGAAGGACGTCTATAATCCGCTTCCTTCGGATTTCATCATTCCGGAATTTGACGGCTCTTATAACGTTGGTATCTTCTTGAACGACGGCAACAAGTATAACGAGCAGCTTCCGGAAGGGCGGTACAAGATAGCGCTTGTTGGTATTCAATATGACAAGGACTTTAATGTACTCGAAGATACGGCAGCATTTAAAACGTTCTACGTGAGCGGCGATTCAGGCAGTGTTCCGACACCGCCGACGGGATCGTATCCGAGCTTCCCGATCACGCCAAACGACGCGGCCTACAATAAAGATGTCGCCGCATCCGTAATCGAGGATGGGCAAACCGGCATCGCCATCGAGGCACAATCGAGCCAAGAAGGCACGCAATTGTCCGTGTCCGTTAAGGATGCTGACCTTCAGGCGGCGCTTAAAGACGCGAAGTCGCCTGTTGCTCTGACGATCGGAGCAGCTTCCAAGGACGCTTCCTCCGCGAAGGTGACGATCACGGCCGCGCAGGCGAAGCAGCTGAAGGAAGCGGCACTTACAGGCACGATCGTCTTTGCCTGGAACGATGCATCCGTCTCCCTGCCGCTCTCGGCCATGAGTTCGGTTTCCGAAGGCGCGGACCTTGTCATCACAATCAAGAAGGATGACGACAGCAAATCGGCGTTTACGAAGCAAGTGAAAGACGCTTCTATTCTTGGAACGCCTTACGTCTTCGAGGTAAGCAGCGTTCATGGCGCTGATTCCGAGCCGCTAACGCTGAAAGCCGGCGAAGCTGCAGTGAGATCGTTCCTGATCGAGAAGGGCATCGATACGAGTGGGGCAGGTGCGCTCTACCTCGAAGGCGGCAAGGCCTATCCGCTGCCGGCCAAAATCACAAAAACGAGCGACGGAGCATCCATCATGACCGTTCGCAGACCAGGCTTCTCGACTTACGCGGCGGCTTCGAGACATGTCTCTTTCACCGATATCGATAAATCCTGGGCTCGCGAAGATATCCAGTCGCTCGCGGACCAATTCCTGCTGAACGGCACGTCCGATCACGCTTACTCGCCGAAGGCCAACGTGACGCGCGCGCAATTGGCGTCGATGCTCGTTAGAGCGCTCGGCCTGCAAGCGCAAGCGGCGAATAGTCCGTTCAGCGACGTGAAGGCAAGCAGCTGGTACGCTTCCGACGTGACGACGGCCTATTCGGCTGGACTTGTCACAGGGGCGGATGGTAAGTTTAAGCCGGATGCGGCCATTACCCGTCAAGATTTGACGGTGATGCTGGCGAGAGCGATCAAGCTCATCGGCCTGCAAACGCCGAGTACATCCGACAAGCATGTGTATGCCGATGCCGCGCAGTTCAGCGGCTATGCGCAAGAGAGCATTCGCGCCGTAACCGATGCCGGCCTCATGAAGGGCATCGAATCGCAAGGCAGCTACTACTTCCGTCCAGCCGACACGGCGACGCGCGAAGCCGTGGCGAAAGTCTTGCACGATCTGCTTCAAGCATCCGGGCGGATTAACTAA
- a CDS encoding TetR/AcrR family transcriptional regulator produces the protein MSYDDLSKKLGITKASIHYYFEKKEDLGVAITERVQQSLQSFFLHINNAALTVEEKMKQFMEKQIMMSGNGICPISSLQSDFVSLPEVIQHKVEEASKLELKILVSIFSEKCPKGSSMLQSPQDIELLAYTILSCIKGALQYKRTLSRDVLAQVMEQIICLVKFKFNCSSELTNGFA, from the coding sequence ATGAGCTACGATGATTTGTCCAAGAAGCTGGGCATAACCAAGGCGAGCATTCATTACTATTTTGAGAAAAAAGAAGATTTAGGAGTCGCCATTACCGAACGGGTGCAGCAAAGCTTGCAAAGTTTCTTCCTGCATATTAACAACGCAGCCTTGACTGTAGAAGAGAAGATGAAGCAGTTCATGGAGAAGCAGATCATGATGAGCGGGAATGGGATATGCCCGATCTCGTCGCTGCAATCGGATTTTGTTTCCCTGCCTGAAGTGATTCAACACAAGGTAGAGGAAGCAAGCAAGCTGGAATTAAAGATATTAGTGAGTATTTTTTCGGAAAAGTGTCCGAAGGGGAGTAGTATGCTTCAAAGCCCGCAGGATATTGAATTATTGGCGTATACCATTCTGTCTTGCATTAAAGGGGCGCTGCAATATAAACGTACGCTCAGTCGGGATGTACTGGCCCAAGTGATGGAGCAGATTATCTGTCTGGTTAAATTCAAATTCAATTGCAGCTCCGAATTGACGAACGGCTTTGCTTAG
- a CDS encoding VOC family protein, with the protein MGRLVHFEIHVDDMERAKAFYGGVFEWTFEDWSSYAGMPYFGAVTGDAGQPGINGALMQRQGASPAPGQAMNGYACTMGVGDYDATEAKILRLGGKVALPKYALPGMAWQGYYMDTEGNVFGIHQPDENAK; encoded by the coding sequence ATGGGAAGATTGGTTCATTTCGAAATTCATGTCGATGACATGGAGCGTGCGAAAGCATTTTATGGCGGCGTATTTGAATGGACCTTTGAGGATTGGAGCAGCTATGCCGGCATGCCTTATTTTGGTGCCGTGACAGGCGATGCCGGCCAGCCTGGCATCAACGGCGCATTGATGCAGCGCCAAGGCGCTTCCCCGGCCCCAGGCCAGGCGATGAATGGTTATGCCTGTACCATGGGCGTGGGAGATTATGATGCCACGGAAGCGAAGATTCTGCGTCTTGGAGGCAAGGTCGCATTACCGAAATACGCTCTTCCCGGCATGGCCTGGCAGGGCTATTACATGGATACGGAAGGAAATGTTTTCGGTATTCACCAGCCGGATGAGAATGCAAAATAG
- a CDS encoding ImmA/IrrE family metallo-endopeptidase: MNEIISKLTRRFQSNDPFEIAAGLGIHIRFADLGPGTRGLYFKKLRRRFIVIHDQLDENWQRFVCAHELAHDRLHPGFSRFWLDEQSFFNVGKYERQANKFAVRLLTAGDALAKGDTIESLLQRNGIPEEMQKYYF, encoded by the coding sequence ATGAATGAAATCATATCCAAACTCACCCGGCGCTTCCAATCCAACGATCCCTTTGAAATCGCCGCAGGGCTCGGCATTCATATTCGTTTTGCCGATCTGGGTCCGGGCACGCGAGGCCTCTATTTCAAGAAATTACGCCGCAGATTCATCGTGATTCACGACCAGCTGGACGAGAACTGGCAGCGCTTTGTTTGCGCGCATGAACTGGCTCATGATCGGCTGCACCCCGGCTTCAGCCGCTTCTGGCTGGACGAGCAGTCCTTCTTCAACGTGGGCAAGTACGAGCGCCAAGCGAATAAATTTGCCGTTCGCCTGCTTACGGCCGGCGATGCGCTGGCCAAAGGCGATACGATCGAATCCCTGCTGCAGCGCAATGGGATTCCGGAGGAAATGCAGAAGTATTATTTTTAA
- a CDS encoding helix-turn-helix domain-containing protein, with protein MGPLLIRLREDKGITQYEVADKLGIKRARYNAWENNIAKPRVEMLNQLANFYGVSPDYLLGFERPADIPAWATAKDKRDFKQMLEEDEEVMFDGVPISDIGRQRVMDVLTGLFWEAKQMNKRKKTNASED; from the coding sequence ATGGGGCCATTACTTATACGGCTTCGGGAAGACAAGGGAATCACGCAGTACGAAGTCGCGGATAAACTGGGCATCAAGCGCGCGCGATACAATGCCTGGGAGAATAACATTGCCAAGCCCCGCGTCGAAATGCTGAACCAGCTGGCGAATTTCTACGGCGTCAGCCCGGATTATTTGCTCGGGTTCGAACGGCCTGCCGATATTCCGGCATGGGCAACCGCCAAGGACAAGCGCGACTTTAAGCAGATGCTCGAAGAAGACGAGGAGGTCATGTTCGACGGGGTACCGATCAGCGACATCGGGCGGCAGCGCGTCATGGATGTATTGACCGGCTTGTTCTGGGAAGCGAAGCAAATGAACAAACGAAAAAAAACGAACGCATCCGAAGATTAG
- a CDS encoding DUF1492 domain-containing protein → MSEHAKKTAAHIQMEQAVIDQLRAYKRINARIKILERHPVGNGMSDARTGDDAAIARLNELQELEKKKKEIEWALDVMEEYKPEYGRLLRLEFTQDKTPAAMMYDLGISRSTLYAWRQKALIAYESITGIKVSD, encoded by the coding sequence ATGAGCGAGCATGCCAAGAAAACAGCCGCACATATTCAAATGGAACAAGCTGTTATCGATCAGCTTCGTGCCTATAAGCGTATAAATGCACGCATTAAAATATTGGAGCGGCATCCGGTCGGGAACGGCATGTCGGATGCACGAACCGGGGATGATGCGGCAATTGCGCGCTTGAACGAGCTTCAGGAGCTGGAGAAGAAGAAAAAGGAAATCGAATGGGCGCTCGATGTCATGGAGGAGTACAAGCCCGAATACGGACGACTGCTTCGATTGGAGTTCACGCAGGATAAAACGCCTGCGGCGATGATGTACGACCTTGGTATTTCCCGCTCGACACTGTATGCCTGGAGGCAAAAAGCGCTTATAGCATACGAGTCTATCACTGGGATTAAGGTATCAGACTGA
- a CDS encoding holin family protein — translation MMNQLKDLLLNGMITAAGNGKETIWSSAAASAGVCITSWLGGWDKALQVLLVLMLSDYAIGILGAIRQKKLNSEVLYWNGIRKAVCLFVVGLASLLDDWNQPGMPLFRMTAIYFYSGREGLSVMEHLGEIGVPLPKTVRDRLEQLVGKAEGSNPNKGVKKPRDH, via the coding sequence ATGATGAATCAACTCAAAGACCTACTGCTGAACGGCATGATTACGGCAGCCGGTAATGGTAAAGAAACGATCTGGAGCTCGGCAGCGGCTTCGGCCGGCGTCTGCATTACGAGCTGGCTGGGCGGCTGGGATAAGGCGCTTCAGGTACTGCTTGTTCTCATGCTGTCCGACTATGCGATAGGTATCCTCGGTGCTATTCGGCAGAAGAAGCTGAACAGCGAAGTCCTGTATTGGAATGGCATTCGCAAGGCGGTTTGCCTGTTCGTTGTCGGGCTGGCTTCGCTGCTGGACGATTGGAATCAGCCAGGTATGCCGCTCTTCCGCATGACGGCGATTTATTTCTATAGTGGTCGAGAGGGACTGTCGGTCATGGAGCATTTGGGCGAGATCGGAGTGCCGCTCCCGAAGACGGTCCGAGATCGTTTAGAGCAGCTAGTCGGGAAGGCGGAGGGGTCGAATCCAAACAAGGGAGTAAAGAAACCTAGAGACCACTAA